The DNA segment TTACTGGCCTGCCCTGCTATAATCGCCAGTAGTCTGGTGAACATGAAATGCAAGTTAAAGCGGGGGTTGAATACCAAACTAAAACAATTACGTTTGCTTTAAACACACCAAACAATGTTTAAAAGGTATTCGACAGACAGTAAATGTCATATCTGTTAGTCACCCAGTGATATTTCAGGGATCCAGAGCAGATCGTCCTTTCAATATTACCGTCTTTTTTAATCCAGGTGTACAATGTATAATAATCCTGAGGGGCCAGGCTGTAGGAAGATGGAGTTAAGGATCCTCCGAACCCAGAGGAAGAGGAAGCTGGGTGTACAAAGCAAAACCTCAAAGAAGGAGCTTTTGGGAATGAGGGGAGGAGAACCAAGAGGCAAAAGATGCCATAGTATTGTATTCCAACTTGTAGCACCAATACAGTTTATTATTAAACACACTGTTCCAACTTTTTCCAAAGACTCCATTGTATGTGGAAGACCCTCATTAAGCTGGTGTTATGTAGGTGGTGTAGATATTACAAAACAGGCTGTTAAGGATTTAAACTTTATAATTTCAACAAGGCATCCACAATTCTGTCAGAATTTGAAGCATTTGAGTCAAAAGTGAATCATTTAGCACTGAATACTAGACAGTCAGATCAGAATTAAGCTAATTCGCAGCATCGAGAAAAGCACAGGCGTCCTTACCTTATCGAAGGCCCACGTGTGGATATTAGTCCACTGGTTGAGCTGCTGTGGGGCCCACAGAAACACTGCTGTTTCACAGGCGCAGGCAATACATAACATTCTGGCCTCTTTCACTACCCAGAATACTGTGCACAAGTCAGTAAGGCAGGAAGTGGACGGATTCTACAAATGCAAGCGATAAAACCATTTAGTCTTCTTAAATATTAATACATTGATGAGCCATTGCTATTAcagagcaacataagaacataagaaataggagcaggagttggccatttggcgcctcgagcctgctccgccattcaataagatcatggctgatctgatcctagtctcaactccacttccctgcccgctccccataacccctgactcaCCTATAGttcaaaatctgtctaactccaccttaaatatattcaatgacccagtctccacagctctctggggcagagaattccatagattcacaaccctgagaagcaattcctcctcatctcagttttaattgggcgaccccttattctgaaactatgccccctagttctagattcccccacgaggggaaacatcctctctgtatctaccttgtcgaaccccttcagaatcttgtatgttttcaataagatcacctctcattcttctaaactccaatgagtataggcccaacctgctcaatctttcttcataagtcaaccccattcaGTTCAGGCATCAaccgtgtgaaccttctctgaactgcctgcagttGTGAGCAAGTCTGCCTCACAACAATGATGCTCTATAGGACCGATTTTCTCATTGGGGAGCCTCTGCCACAAGCCGTGCAGATTGTGAAATCACAAGGCTCCACGCTGGCAGCGTACATTCAAAACCGTCCCCGATACCTACAGCGGAATCTTGACTAGAACACGTAGACATTTTCCCCTTTGTGGGAGCAAATGTTCACAATTCCTATTTCAAAGAAAACAATTGTTCCTCCTACTCTTGTGATGGCGGATTTCCTGGGATTTGGGGCAACCATACCCAGTTCCCAGCTTCATTCCCAGGGGCAAAGTGcagagctggtcattattctgaaccactgacccagtttTTAAAATCAGTTTTTATAACGTTGGTATCTCAGTCCCTTTGCAGAGGAAACGTTACCTTTTTAATTCTGACACTGCTCAGTATTTACTAACCTGTATCTTGGAGGTTAGCTGCAATGTCTGCTCGAACTGGCTGGTAGGAAGATCAGGAGTCAAGGCATCATCCTTCTTCTGTAAAAAATATCCCTACACAAAGTTAGTTAaaagactttgaaatcaaaaacgtAATGGACAACCTCTGTACAATTGATGGATTCTAGTCATGTGTACAAAGTCAGTGCTCTCCCCCATCTGTTTCAAAATGGACCAAAAGTAAAAACTGGCAAGTTGGTAGATAAGCACACACAGTTAATGATGTCTCCAGCTAATGCATTCAGGGTATCACTGAAAACAGGGAAGGGAGGCAAGAGAAAAGCTAGCAGAGATGGCGGATTTAACACATActgtattactgatataataactgCACTTCTGTTTAGGAGCGTTATCAGAGAAGTCCAAAAAGAACTGTCCTCTTTTCAATTCTGCACTCCTCAGTCACACACTTTTCACCAGAGGGGAGGCAAGTTACAGCAGGCTGGCTCAGCAGAGTAGGCCGCCACATAACCTATTCCCCTGTGCGAGAGCCTTTGACCTCTGCTTTACACCTCTTCCTCATCGGCGCACTCAAGATCAGGACTCGGTGGGCATTACCCTGCACCCTAACACTGTGACAACGAACCTCATCACCACAGTAACCAGCATGTGCCATGGAAAATCTTACCTCTTCAATTACATCCTCTTCAGAAAATCCCACAGCACGCTCTTCATTTAGCACCTCTGGCTGACTGAACGTAGTCTCACAATTGCCGTGGAAGTGCTGCGCAGGTCTCTCCTCCTTCTTATCGAGATGTTCCCTCGCAGACGAAACACACAGAGTGCCTTCTCTTATTGCTGGACTGGACAGATTTAAATCAGGCGGCACCACTCCTTCAGCAGGTGTCTGTAACCGTTGCCCACACTTCCCATCGATATTCCGAACATCTTTACACACAGGTGACAATGCGGCAGTTGGTGATGAATTCTGGTTTCCACGAGTGCTTTGGGAAAGTCCTGGAGAACCGGATGCAGGCGTGAAGCCAAGTGAAGGGAGCGCAGGGCTACCTGCGCCTCGGTCCTGCTGGTGGATGCTCCCTGCCTGCACAGTACAGGAAGGTGTTGACAGCAGAAAGCTGGAAGATAGTTTATGGCCAGATGTAGTTTTTGGCATTTCCTGACCGCAAGGGCAAAGGACATCATCTGCCGCTGGCTCTTCTGGGGCCCTGCTCAATTCCTCGCAGTCGGAACTTTCTGGGGGAAGAACGGGTGCATTTTAGGTCCATTACAAGGTTCAGGCTTTCACTGTTATTGAGCCTCAAAATGACTGACTAGTGTGCAATTTTGTTTATTATTCATTCACAGGGTTTGGACATTGCTGGCAAAAGGCTGTTTCCAGGACTTCAACctccaggccaacatttattgcccatccctaatattcTAGGTACCACTAAAAACATAATGCTAATAATCCACTACTGAGCTTAACCCTCCAATTttggccttttgcgcatccctgattttaatcgctccaccattggtggccgtgccttcagctgcctaggcctgaagctctggaactccctccttaaacctctccacctcgctctcctcctttaagttgctccttaaaacctacctcatctgccgTAATACTACGTGCAGCATGTGTGTGCAAATGATACTTTTGCTTGCTACCCGCCTCTCATTTGAAACAgaaccccccccgcccctcctctttcTTTCTCAGATGTTGATCAACCTGCTGTCATACATTTTAAAATTGCTTTATTACAAAATCAAAGCTGCGTATCATTCAGTAAAATCCCAGACACAggcgaaggccattcagccccttgagctattcaattagatcacagctgatctgtactgtaactccaccttcccaccttggtgccatatccctgaatacccttgcctaacaaaaatctattaagccAAGTTTTGAAAagttcaattgaccctcagcctcaacagctttttttgggATGGTGTGGCGGGGcaggggacagggagggaggggggtgagagagttccagattcccactatcctttgtgtgaagaagtgtttcctgacatcacacctgaatggtctggctctaatttgaaggttatgccCCATTGTTCTGGTTCCTCCCACCAGTGGAGATAGTTTTtcgctatctaccctatcaactcctttaatcttcTCCAGCACTTCGAttatatcaccccttaatcttctatatttgaAGGAACAAAAGCCTAGTCGATAACAACCTGTCTTCATAACCCTTTTAGTTCTGATATCATGCTGGGGAATCAGCGCTGCAGCACCTCCAACGACAATATATCCTTCCGATGGTGTGGTGCCCACAACTGAAGGCAGTTACCAGATGGGGTCGAATCAGACTAAATGTTAACTTCAAATTTACTCTCTCTCAAGTACTGGAGACTGTTTCAGTCCAACTTTAAGGAGTCTTGCGTTGTCTGCCAATATCAGAGGTGCGACCCAAGTTACCGAGAGCTGCAGACTCACCTGCACACACAGCACAGAACGTCCTAACCACTATTACAGGCCGTAGATGCATACAGTTTGTATTTAATGTGCACAAACGGTTGTACTGCGTGGGTAGTTTATACATATCTGGCCCGGTTAAACTTTCCCAACAGCATGACGATAAACCTGTACTATGTGTGCCCTACCTCTGTCTAAGTAAATTAGTTTAAGGACATCTTACTCGGCACTCCGAGACAAAGCTAAATATTGGGCTTGTAAATAACCAATGTATTTTGATTAGAACATTAAGATCTCTTCCTTTAGGAATGACTGAGCCATCTTACTTTGTGGGTGGGGCTCCTCAAGGTTTTCTGTAGCTTGTTTGATGTCCTGTGAATGTGGATTTTCACAGTGCCCTGTATTCCAATTGTCAGTCTCCACCCGAGTTTCCACAGTGCAGTCAGCCACATCGTGCTGGGACGGAAGGAGTGATTTCCTCAATGCCTCGGCTCTTAGCTTCTCTTTAAGTAGACCGTATTCCTCGTCAGGGAGGTCAAAATCGCAGACCTCCAAGCTGTAAAACAGCCTTTTGACAACAGGCTTCTTAACAGGGAGCAATGGTTCTGAGCACGTTAGTGCCCCGTCTTCAAGTCCCGCAGTGAACTTCCGGGAGCCAGCACGTGTTCTACGATAGCCGTTACCTATTGGGAATACACAAATCCCATTACAGCAGCAACCCcaaaattgacgggcaggaaaagaccagctggtccatcatgcCTGCCCCACAGCTGTATCACAGTTTATCCATAATGTACCTTTCACAGGCGCAGGAGAAATTAGGCAATCATTAAATGGGCAAAGTAAATATACAGCTTAGAGGTAAGCACTACATCCCAAGTTTATATTTAATGAcacttacatcatcatcataggcagtccctcgtatcgaggataacttgcttccacgctaaaaagggacgagttcacaggtgcttcaatgaaggacctaatatccagatcccgaactacatgttgaagggtggaagatgcctgtgtgtggatttttttaacgtgtggtgaccgttgcacaccagccaccacacgggttcgacagagctaggtcttggtccactggcaaggattaaccaagactaactggagatcagctctgctgcatggacctagtgcgcacacatatcgcagtgtgggctggcccgtgctgcctctgggccctcggctcttctgacaCTTACAGGGGTGCTCATGGAACACATGCCCATTCATGGTGCACAGTGAATGAGGGAGTCAGGATCCATTTACAATAGACTTGCTCCAGAGCAACGGGATCAATGCTTATGCCGAGATGAATTACACAACAGTGGATGTCTCCAGTCTCTAATCACTTAGAtttccctcccaatctctgtaaaaaCCAGAAACAAACTTTTCTCTTCGTTATTGCGTTGGTTCGTTAAAGAAGggcatttctgatttttattttaaaaactgtCTTATTGCTTATTTATTGAAggtaaaaccacaaaaaaaaaaatcaacctttaCTTAAGGGGCAAGTACTTGGGGAAGTAATTAAATGACAATAATGCACGGGTTTAACTCCTCAAATGACACCATGAAGCTGCTCAATTGTAGATCATTGCATTCTTTCTGATCTTACTCCCCAGccccgtacattacaacagtgacttagcTTCAAAAATTACTTCCATTGGCCGTGAagggctttggggcatcctgaggttatgaaaggcgcagtcaaaatgcaagttttttttctttccttATCCTAAATAAAAACAAATGTGCTTTACCCACCCGTAACAGTTATGTTAGCACTCAGAATTAATCAATCATGAGTCATGATCCAGTCAAATCTATTAAAATCCAACAATACTCAGTGCTCACCTTTCGAGAGCCTCACCCTCCTCCTGGGCTGAGAGACCTGCGACCGAGTGTCCTCTCTGTCTGAGTCAATCCACAATGGAAACAGCGGACTTGTACCACTCTTCCTCAATGAGATGTCTAGAAAGGGATCTTGCTGAGTCTCTGGGACCATTTCCTGGCCGTCAGCATCACCGTTTAAGCCCAAGTGATGCTCCGGCACACTCGATACAGACTCCCGTTGTGCTGATGACAGATCATTCGTGTCCTCTTTGAAAGGCCTTACTAACACATCATTGGTCTGGCTTTTGTTAGAGTTCTGTAGTGGTTCCACAATGTGTTTAAGTTTATTCTGAGATGGGTTGGAACGCTTGATATTAAAGTTGGTAATGCTTGAAAATTCATGAGCATTCGAGTTATTTACATTATTTCCACACAATTCATTAGTGTTGGGCATTGGCTGACAAATGTTACTCTCATTCTCCTCGCCCGCTTTCTCACTCCGAACATTGGAAGTGTCAGCAGGTTGAACATCATCAGGAATTCTGTGGCCGTTCAAAGTCCTCTCTGCAAGCTCTTGATCTTTAAACACCTCAGCGTCAGTGAGCTGGGATTTTATCGATCCTCTGCCTCTTTTTCTACCGTTCCCTCGGTTTGATTTAATACTCTGAGAATCAACAGCAACATTCCTGGGGTCCTGTGAATCGCGCTGTGAGGAGGCTGCGACATCATCCTCCTGACTGTTAAACAGCAGTAACGTGTTGCTGACCTCGGCCTCAGCCTTGGGGGAGCCGGTTACAGGACTGCTTTGGCTAGATGTGGACTTCCTTGACTTTCCCCTGCCGCCATTTCTGgactttcccaattggctgtaaatcactgcgTCCAGATCCACCTGTCGTTGGCAGCTGGTCATGCGGCGCGTTGTCCGCACGTAGTACTCAACAGGGAAGATAAGTCCCTCAACAAGGGTACAAGAGTTCAGCGGGTTATCTTCTGAAACTTCGCGTGCAGCAGTACCCGTCTGTGGCTGACCTGGTTCCAACGCTGCCGCCTCACTTCTAAGGCTGCTCTCGGTGTGTTCCTCGGAGCAGTTTGGCTTTGCTTGCTGCGGCCAGGTACCTTCGGTCAGCACCTCTGGGTCCCTTGAAATGAAAGCTTCATTTTCGCACACAGACACTGCTGAAGACTTGTCCCCGGGACTGCAGCATGCAGCGTCATTCACAGCTCTGCCCACGGGCGCTGTCACACAATCACCTTCCACTGCCTCTGCGCCACTCTTTAATAACGCAAAGCCTTCTTCATCTCGAGTTAAACCATCGGACGCTTTGTGCCATAAATTCCTCTTTACATCTTGACCGAGTGACTCAGAGACGTTGCTGTCCCTGCTAAAGACGGAAGATGCTGCATTCTCTTCATTAACTGCTGCATCCAGTTCTCCTATTTCTCGAGCGCAGGGCTCTCCATCACCAGCCAGAGATTCATTCACCTCACTGGCTGTTTCACACACCCCATTTCTCAGTACTTCACACAACCTCTTTTTCTTCAGTTTCAGACGACTCTGAACTCGACGGTCTGTCTGTGTGACGGGGCCCGTTTCCACAGCTGGGGATGCAGAGGGTTCTGCTGAAGGGTCTTCAGCACTTTCACATGTGCTGGTCAAAGCCACTTTTGTGATGACGTCTAGGATTTCCGGCTCAAGATTAAAGGTCACCGCTGATTTTTTCACCTTTCTTTCTTCTGCCGGGACTTGGCTTCTCTGATGTGAAAAGCTTGACTGATGTGTATCCaaacttagtgaggtctcaccttctTAAAAAGGAGATTCAAGAAACACACATTATGCCCCGAATTTCTTTACCTCAGGAGAGGAGAAAGCGAAAGAAGCAGAGACAGATACATAATCTGAATATAAAGGGGAAGTGGCCTTAAAAAGTATTTATTGATTGAAAACATTCGTGTAGCAAATGTAAATTAGCTGGGAGATGGAACAggctcaacataagaaataggagcaggagtaggccatttggccccctgctccgccatttaataagattacggctgatctgatcatggtctcagctccacttctctgcccgccccccataacccattattcccttatcactcaaaaatctgtccatctccgccttaaatatattcaatgacccagcctccacagctctctggggtagagaattccagatttacaaccctcagagaagaaatttctctcgtttcagttttaaatgggtggcccttattctgagactatgtcccctagttttagtttcccctacgagtgaaaatatcctctctgcatccaccttgtcgagccccctcattattttatgtttcgataagatcacttctcattcttctgaactccaatgtgtataggcccaacctactcaacctgtcttcataagtcaacccactcacctccggaatcaacctagtggaccttctctgaacagcctccaatgcaagtatatccttccttaaatacagagaccaaaactgtatgcagtactccaggtgtggcctcagttgtagcaggacttctccgcttttatactctatcccccttgaaataaaggccaacattccatttgccttcctgatcacctgctgtacttgcatactatttgtgtttcatacacaaggacccccaggtccctctgtattgcagcactttgcaatttttctccatttaaattataatttgcttttctattttttctgccaaagtggataacctcacattttcccacattatactccatctgtcaaatttttgcccactcacttagcttgtctttatccctttgcagattgttgttgaggccagttcgttagatacattcaaaagggaattagatgtggcccttacggctaaagggatcaaggggtatggagaaaaagcaggaatggcgcactgaagttgcatgatcagccatgatcatattgaatggtggtgcaggctcgaagggccgaatggcctactcctgcacctattttctatgttttctcacaatttgttttcccacccatctttgtatcatcaagggGCTGTATGACTTCCCCCTGTTCCTAATCAGCATGGAGGCCAGTTAAAGGCAGAGATGGCAAGCGAAGGCGCCTCATGCATACGCCAGTGCCGATTGCAGAACCACACTGGGGTCTGTGGAGGAACAGGTCAACTCCCCATTGTCACTTGCCCGGAGTGCACAGGTAGCTCAGTAACACGTGCCTTTACAGTTTCCACTCCCGATGAGAAAGCTCATCACCATGATGAGAAAAGTTCTTCACTGAGACCGCTGTGATCGAGAAGAAGTCAACTAAAAGACACAATCCATGCTAAAGTTGAAATCGTTTTTCTGAAAACCTACCAGCTGTCAGTTGGGTCATGCTCTGCTCTTCCAGCAGCTGGTTCTGATGTTCGATGGTTTTTTTAACATGATTCCGCACCCGCTCAGCTTTCTGTGCACGCTAGTGGCAGAAAATAAGAGATAAATACCACACTAGCGAACATAAATTCAGTGAGATAAGCCtcaattatgggttcaagtcctatagtcaagttctgactcagaagcaagtgtcaTATCAATCGAGCTAAGCTGATATTTAAGCGCAGTTTGGTAAAACAATCAACGTCTTCCTGTATGCACAGGGATACAGCTAGAGCTTGACCAGCTAAAACCACACAGAATAACTCAATAGAATTCCTGACCCATGTCCGAGTGTGTCACACTGTCTGAAGTGGTATatatagtatatgcaagcactctaataatgactccacgaggtaagggtatagtacttgaactgtagtgaccttagtccgtttattgcagctccttgagtttggacaccaagaggtgagctcccttttatacttggttacctgcagtgtacaggtgacccttaggtctccaccagtagcatcctctggtggtacaggtatggtgtatacagtgtgaaggtacattcagtggtctagtgttacattacatacattaacatacagaaCAGTACATACTAATCAAATATCAACACATCACAGCGGATGGATTTCTCTTCCCCATCCACCCTGACAGAAAAGCATTTCACCACCAAAATAGTAAAGATCGCAGAAAATGTTAGAAATATATAGCAggtataatctaggctgatacttcagtgcagtactgagggagtgctgtcccaTTGAAGTGCCATCTTTTCAACgggtcattaaaccgaggccccgtctgtctgtacgggtggacgtaaaaggtcccatggcactatggaAGAGGAGTAGGGGAGCTCTTCTGTGCTGGCAAACATTCCTCCCCCAGccaacatcaaaaacagattatctacttAGTCATCTCACGTTGTTTGtgcgaccttgctgtgcacaaattggctgccatgcctgCCTATaatcagtgactgcactccaaatgaCAGGAGTAGGACCAGTCAGAAGGAAGGACACACACCCGAAACATTAAGCTCTCAGCCCATGCCAATGCTGACTGAACTGCTGTGCATTTTCACCTCcgatttttatttcaggtttctatCACCACTATTATGATTATAAagtacataagaaacaggagcaggagtaggccatttggtcccttgagcccgctccgccattcaataagatcatggccgatctgatcatggattcagctccacttaaccctttactccctgattgctcaaaaatctgtctctatctccaccttaaatatattcaatgacccagcctccacagctctctggggcagagaattccatagatttacaaccctcagagaaggaattcttcctcatctcagttttaaatcggcggtcccttattctgagactatgtcccctagttttagtttcccccatgagtggaacgaTCCTCTCtatatctaccttgtcaagccccttcattggctgtaacacactttggaacatcctgaggttgtgaatgttgCTATAGAAatataaatctttctttttttataaattttttttttaacaaagaaCACTTGCTTCTCtgccaacaacttatatttatatagcacttatAATGTAATATaacgtcccaacgcgcttcacaggagtgttataaaaaaaaTTTACAcccagccacacaaggagatatattaaggcagatgaccaaaatcttggtaagaagaggtgggttttacggagtgtcttaaaggaggaaagagaggcagagaggtttagggagggaattctagagcctcAAGGTCCGGCCATCAAtgatggagcatttaaaatcggggatgttcaaatgTCAGAATAGGCGGAGCACTGAGAACGAGATTATAGGGTTTGGGCGATTACATAgataacataggaattgctagatgaaaaaagaacAAGGCCCTTCCAATTCaacatcagtgtcagctgtggctcagtgggcagcaccctagcCTGAGTCAGGAtgtcgtgggttcaagacccactccagagacttgagcaaaaaaatccaggctgacactccagtgcggtactgagggagcgatgcactgtcggaggggcagtactgagggagtgccgcactgtcggaggggcagtactgagggagtgccgcactgtcggaggggcagtactgaaggagcgccgcactgtcggaggggcagtactgagggagccccgcactgtcggaggggctgtactgagggagcgatgcactgtcggaggggcagtactgagggagtgccgcactgtcggaggggcggtactgagggagcgccgcactgtcggaggggcagtactgagggagtgccgcactgtcggaggggcagtactgaaggagcgccgcactgtcggaggggcagtactgagggagccccgcactgtcggaggggctgtactgagggagcgatgcactgtcagaggggcagtactgagggagtgccgcactgtcggaggggcagtagtgagggagtgccgcactgtcggaggggctgtactgagggagcgatgcactgtcagaggggcagtactgagggagtgccgcactgtcggaggggcagtactgagggagcgccgcactgtcggaggggcagtactgagggagcgccgcactgtcggaggggcagtactgagggagcgccgcactgtcggaggggcagtactgagggagtgccgcactgtcggaggggcagttttgagatagcgccgcactgtcggaggggcagtactgagggagcgccgcactgtcggaggggcggtactgagggagtgccgcactgtcggaggggcggtactgagggagtgccgcactgtcggaggggcggtactgagggagcgccgcactgtcggaggggcggtactgagggagcgatgcactgtcagaggggcagtactgagggagtgccgcactgtcggaggggcagtactgagggagcgccgcactgtcggaggggcagtactgagggagtgccgcactgtcggaggggcagttttgagatagcgccgcactgtcggaggggcagtactgagggagcgccgcactgtcggaggggcagcactgagggagtgctgcactgtcggaggggcacaactgagggagtgccgcactgtcggaggggcagtgctgagggagtgccgcactgtcggaggggcagcactgagggagtgccgcactgtcggaggggcagtgctgagggagtgccgcactgtcggaggggcagtgctgagggagtgccgcactgtcggaggggcagtgctgagggagcgccgcactgtcggagggtcagtgctgagggagcgccgcactgtcggaggggcagttttgagatagcgccgcactgtcggaggggccgtgttttggatgagacgttgtgTGGTACAAGGGGACATTTACCTGTAATTTATACACTGTCTTTGCATATTCTTTCTTCAGCAGGGCCAACCTTTCTTTGAGCTGTGGATGAAATAAAGAAGGAATGAACTGAGCCCGTGTGGTTTGTGGTGAGAGCGGCCAGTGTCGGCTCTGCTTTACCTGCTCCCTCGCCTGCCAGCTCAGGTGCTTTCTCGCACTGTCCTCCATCGAGAGCCGAGGAAGAGGCGGCCAGGCCACCAGCGCCTCACACCAGGCCCAGGCCAAAGCCTGAACCGCGAGGCCGCCTGAGTAAGCGGCCGGCAATCGCCCCGCCAATTCCGACCAATCAGAACCGTCGCTCACCGCCGCCCCCGGCCCCTCCCTCAGCCCATTGGAGGAACGGCGGGTGGGCGGGACCGCGCCACGCCATTGGTCAACCGACACGTCAATCATTAGAGTTCCCCCTCGTacacattttaattaattttgagatTTATATTTTTCAATCTCTGGGCCGGAGGGACGAGGAAAGGGAACACCGCGGGGCGTTTTGTTTTTGTTAAGATCTTTCTGGGTTCTGTGCCGGAAGTGCGTGCTATGTTTCCGGGTGGGAGGTCAGCAGGGGAGCGGTCGCCCCGACAACCGAGCGAGGAGGCGC comes from the Pristiophorus japonicus isolate sPriJap1 chromosome 15, sPriJap1.hap1, whole genome shotgun sequence genome and includes:
- the palb2 gene encoding partner and localizer of BRCA2 isoform X3: MEDSARKHLSWQAREQVKQSRHWPLSPQTTRAQFIPSLFHPQLKERLALLKKEYAKTVYKLQRAQKAERVRNHVKKTIEHQNQLLEEQSMTQLTAEGETSLSLDTHQSSFSHQRSQVPAEERKVKKSAVTFNLEPEILDVITKVALTSTCESAEDPSAEPSASPAVETGPVTQTDRRVQSRLKLKKKRLCEVLRNGVCETASEVNESLAGDGEPCAREIGELDAAVNEENAASSVFSRDSNVSESLGQDVKRNLWHKASDGLTRDEEGFALLKSGAEAVEGDCVTAPVGRAVNDAACCSPGDKSSAVSVCENEAFISRDPEVLTEGTWPQQAKPNCSEEHTESSLRSEAAALEPGQPQTGTAAREVSEDNPLNSCTLVEGLIFPVEYYVRTTRRMTSCQRQVDLDAVIYSQLGKSRNGGRGKSRKSTSSQSSPVTGSPKAEAEVSNTLLLFNSQEDDVAASSQRDSQDPRNVAVDSQSIKSNRGNGRKRGRGSIKSQLTDAEVFKDQELAERTLNGHRIPDDVQPADTSNVRSEKAGEENESNICQPMPNTNELCGNNVNNSNAHEFSSITNFNIKRSNPSQNKLKHIVEPLQNSNKSQTNDVLVRPFKEDTNDLSSAQRESVSSVPEHHLGLNGDADGQEMVPETQQDPFLDISLRKSGTSPLFPLWIDSDREDTRSQVSQPRRRVRLSKGNGYRRTRAGSRKFTAGLEDGALTCSEPLLPVKKPVVKRLFYSLEVCDFDLPDEEYGLLKEKLRAEALRKSLLPSQHDVADCTVETRVETDNWNTGHCENPHSQDIKQATENLEEPHPQKSSDCEELSRAPEEPAADDVLCPCGQEMPKTTSGHKLSSSFLLSTPSCTVQAGSIHQQDRGAGSPALPSLGFTPASGSPGLSQSTRGNQNSSPTAALSPVCKDVRNIDGKCGQRLQTPAEGVVPPDLNLSSPAIREGTLCVSSAREHLDKKEERPAQHFHGNCETTFSQPEVLNEERAVGFSEEDVIEEGYFLQKKDDALTPDLPTSQFEQTLQLTSKIQNPSTSCLTDLCTVFWVVKEARMLCIACACETAVFLWAPQQLNQWTNIHTWAFDKVPIIELIPIPDAVNILCVAFGNLEIREVKVLHSTERGCLEHTLLQTGDINAVLGLPGRRLVCSCGTLQSQRIELNTLSKEGRSERCMQLVPPNEMVLAFSEVEGEVEALIGSTIMSNIVIWNLKTGQLLKRIHLSESYPGSVCQKAYSESGILFVLLSHRYVGACEGSVGGRLCVLRMVGVNPMNGKSRPVMSYTLPLGCSGRYVDGGVKGHSIAAVVTPGILVLWDVLSGHISTMLQHEPNAHWSLFHWAEASCCLLARKNDGAVYVYKCAGARTAEI